A section of the Dehalobacter sp. DCM genome encodes:
- a CDS encoding HAMP domain-containing sensor histidine kinase, with translation MRKIKDRLTISHIFALIMAVIMTVSMVLTYTIIYILLRLSVSPITGALTSSSFIAILSIVVGTVISTYVSKKMLRPILKINDAAKKVAMGDFSVRLEEKSIAKEIKEIAESFNVMVRELSNTETLRNDFVSNVSHEFKTPLSAIDGYATLLQDDTLSRKEEDKYIGYILENTGRLSKLTQNILSLSRLENQEIVLQQERFSLDEQIRRVLLSYENKWEEKNLIIDLNLESIMFYGNQSLLAQVWSNLIENAIKFSNKGGMLSLDCLLKGANVVVNVRDNGIGMGDEVKKHAFDKFYQGERSHNVKGNGLGLALVKHIVTLYGGTVSLESKNGVGTEVTVTLKAEELQ, from the coding sequence ATGCGTAAGATAAAAGATAGGCTGACAATTTCTCATATATTTGCACTGATTATGGCGGTTATAATGACAGTATCCATGGTACTCACATATACAATAATTTATATCTTATTGCGGTTAAGCGTTAGCCCAATAACAGGAGCATTAACATCTTCTTCGTTTATCGCCATTTTGAGCATTGTGGTAGGAACAGTAATTTCTACGTATGTTTCAAAGAAAATGCTTCGTCCTATTTTAAAAATTAATGATGCTGCCAAAAAAGTGGCTATGGGGGACTTTTCCGTTCGGCTGGAAGAAAAAAGTATAGCAAAAGAAATTAAGGAAATAGCAGAAAGCTTCAATGTGATGGTACGGGAACTGTCCAATACTGAGACGTTAAGGAATGATTTTGTCAGTAATGTTTCGCATGAATTCAAAACGCCGCTCTCTGCAATTGATGGATATGCAACATTATTACAGGATGACACGCTCTCAAGGAAAGAGGAAGATAAATATATCGGATATATTTTAGAAAACACAGGGCGATTGTCCAAACTCACGCAAAACATTCTCTCACTTTCACGTCTTGAAAATCAGGAGATTGTTCTCCAGCAGGAACGATTTTCACTGGATGAACAGATACGACGCGTTTTACTAAGCTATGAAAACAAATGGGAGGAAAAGAATCTAATCATAGATTTAAATCTTGAAAGTATCATGTTTTATGGCAACCAGTCCCTCCTAGCGCAGGTTTGGAGTAATCTGATTGAAAATGCTATCAAGTTTTCTAATAAGGGTGGAATGTTATCTCTAGACTGTTTATTAAAAGGAGCAAATGTTGTTGTAAACGTTAGGGATAACGGTATTGGCATGGGAGATGAGGTGAAAAAGCACGCCTTTGATAAATTCTATCAAGGAGAGCGTTCACATAATGTAAAGGGAAATGGCCTTGGACTTGCATTAGTAAAACATATTGTAACGTTATATGGGGGTACTGTGTCTCTGGAAAGTAAAAATGGGGTCGGAACGGAAGTTACAGTAACATTAAAAGCTGAAGAATTACAATAG
- a CDS encoding response regulator transcription factor — protein sequence MFNILVVEDDQSLRTLFCTVLSKNGFSYFEAEDGMEAWDILEKQYIDLMICDIMMPNVDGYELVKSVRENGYNMPVLMITAKDTFEDMQMGFRLGTDDYMVKPVNVNEMILRVNALLRRAQIVNAKKILFGSIELYYDDLTIFLNGESLIIPQKEFYILYKLLSNPNKVFTKQQLMDEIWGMDTESDPHTLDVHISRIRERFKERSSFEIITIRGLGYKAVKSNA from the coding sequence ATGTTCAATATATTAGTGGTTGAGGATGATCAGTCGTTAAGAACACTATTTTGCACTGTATTATCGAAGAATGGTTTTTCATATTTTGAAGCAGAAGATGGAATGGAAGCATGGGATATTCTTGAAAAGCAGTATATTGACCTTATGATTTGTGATATTATGATGCCGAATGTCGATGGCTATGAATTGGTCAAGAGCGTGCGGGAGAATGGATATAATATGCCGGTGTTGATGATAACGGCCAAAGATACTTTTGAAGATATGCAAATGGGATTTCGTTTAGGCACTGATGATTATATGGTAAAGCCAGTTAATGTGAATGAAATGATATTGAGAGTCAACGCTCTTCTGAGAAGAGCACAAATCGTCAATGCAAAGAAAATACTATTTGGTTCTATAGAACTTTACTATGATGATTTGACAATTTTTCTGAACGGAGAAAGTTTGATTATTCCACAGAAAGAGTTTTATATACTTTATAAGCTTCTCTCAAATCCAAATAAGGTTTTTACAAAGCAGCAGCTTATGGATGAAATATGGGGCATGGATACAGAGAGCGACCCGCATACGTTGGATGTTCATATCAGCAGGATCAGGGAACGGTTTAAGGAAAGGTCTTCTTTCGAGATTATAACCATCAGGGGACTAGGATATAAAGCGGTGAAGTCAAATGCGTAA
- the ltrA gene encoding group II intron reverse transcriptase/maturase, whose protein sequence is METKLVRIAEIARANPETKFTSLYHYMNKELLQECHRELQGNKAIGIDGVTKKEYEENLEQKLDDLVERLKKKSYRPLPAKRVYIPKGDGKEKRPLGIACYEDKIVQQGLNKILQAVFEPIFLECSFGFRPQLGCHDALKKLNSVIEKGKISYIVDADIKGFFNNVSHEWLIKFMEHTIADTNMIRLIKRCLKAGIVEGGNWEETEAGTPQGSIISPVLGNLYLHYTLDLWFTKVVTKKSRGQASMVRYADDSVFCFQYKDDAERFYVELKSRLAKFGLEIAENKTKIIEFGRFAEENRARRGMGKTETFDFLGFTHYCGKSRQGKFRVKRKTSRKKYRAKVKEFTQWMKTNRHSSIHEIFKQVKAKLEGHYRYYGITDNSRMLGKYRYEVTKTIFKWMNRRSQKRSFDYDRFNKYLKVNPLPIPKIYVNIYG, encoded by the coding sequence ATGGAAACAAAATTAGTAAGAATAGCAGAGATAGCGAGGGCTAATCCAGAAACAAAGTTCACATCCTTGTATCATTATATGAACAAGGAGCTTTTGCAGGAGTGTCACAGAGAACTACAAGGAAACAAAGCTATCGGTATTGACGGTGTGACGAAAAAGGAATATGAAGAGAATCTGGAGCAGAAACTTGATGACCTTGTTGAAAGACTCAAGAAAAAGAGTTATCGACCGTTACCAGCCAAGAGGGTCTATATCCCGAAAGGAGACGGCAAGGAAAAGAGACCGCTAGGGATTGCCTGCTATGAAGATAAAATTGTCCAACAGGGGCTTAATAAAATATTGCAGGCAGTGTTTGAACCAATATTCCTGGAGTGTTCGTTTGGTTTCCGGCCTCAGCTCGGATGTCATGATGCCTTGAAGAAGCTTAACAGCGTTATAGAAAAAGGCAAGATTAGCTATATCGTGGATGCAGATATAAAAGGATTCTTTAACAATGTATCGCACGAATGGCTGATAAAATTTATGGAACACACCATAGCAGATACGAACATGATCAGGCTAATTAAAAGGTGTCTAAAGGCAGGAATAGTGGAGGGCGGAAACTGGGAAGAAACTGAAGCCGGCACACCGCAGGGGTCTATCATATCCCCAGTTCTTGGAAACCTATACCTGCATTACACACTTGATCTGTGGTTTACCAAGGTGGTCACCAAGAAAAGCAGAGGACAAGCCTCCATGGTAAGATACGCGGACGATAGCGTATTCTGTTTTCAATACAAAGATGATGCAGAAAGGTTCTACGTAGAGTTGAAATCAAGGCTAGCAAAGTTTGGTTTAGAAATAGCGGAGAATAAAACAAAGATAATTGAATTTGGAAGATTTGCCGAAGAAAATCGAGCCAGAAGGGGTATGGGCAAAACGGAAACATTTGATTTCCTTGGATTTACACACTACTGTGGCAAAAGCAGACAAGGTAAATTTCGCGTAAAACGCAAAACAAGCAGGAAGAAATATAGAGCAAAGGTGAAAGAGTTCACTCAATGGATGAAAACGAATAGACATAGCAGCATACACGAAATCTTCAAACAGGTAAAAGCGAAACTTGAGGGGCACTACAGATATTATGGAATTACGGACAACAGCAGGATGCTGGGTAAGTATCGCTATGAGGTAACGAAGACGATTTTCAAATGGATGAACAGAAGAAGTCAGAAGCGGAGCTTTGATTATGACAGATTCAATAAATATTTGAAAGTAAATCCGTTACCGATACCTAAAATCTATGTGAATATTTATGGATAA
- a CDS encoding IS4 family transposase: MTSIIPDLTSNENAVSSRIDQYFIQNSFSKLLKRCNFYKESGIPCVTILKELFTLVFTGKNLFRTLEMKPEELSFRKNTAYRFLNAGHYNWSKLLLLMASKVIDFVNSLTSDDRKSVLIVDDSLYSRSRSKKVELMTRVFDHTTHKFVKGFRMLTLGWSDGNTFLPIGFSLLSSQKPEKILNPAKPLDKRTIAYKRRTEAMRSTTDALINLLHSAAHISAKYVLFDSWFAHPKTILRVKQEKRDVICMLKITEKIHYHHNGKWQPLQELRKLAGDIADAKTGIIGSITVQIREAKNIQDLTDVKIVFVQDRRSKNWLALLSTDLELSEEEIVRIYGKRWDIEVFFKVCKTYLALAKEYQGRSYDAQVAATSIVFLRYIMLAVESRNTQDDRTIGELFYYYSDEMEDLKLSQALVLLIDTLRRVLNNFPVISQELANTIMDSFLSTIPRSFKERLLFAA, encoded by the coding sequence ATGACCAGTATTATACCAGATTTAACAAGTAACGAAAATGCTGTTTCCTCAAGAATCGATCAATATTTTATCCAGAATTCATTTTCCAAACTCCTCAAGCGTTGTAATTTTTATAAAGAATCAGGAATCCCGTGTGTCACTATCTTAAAAGAACTTTTTACCCTTGTTTTTACCGGAAAGAATCTCTTTAGAACACTTGAAATGAAACCCGAAGAATTATCTTTCCGTAAAAATACAGCCTATCGCTTCTTAAACGCCGGTCATTATAATTGGTCAAAGCTTCTATTGTTAATGGCATCCAAGGTTATTGATTTTGTTAACAGTTTGACTAGTGATGATCGGAAATCGGTACTCATTGTTGATGATTCTCTTTACAGCAGAAGTCGAAGTAAGAAAGTTGAACTGATGACCCGGGTCTTTGACCACACAACCCATAAATTTGTGAAAGGCTTCCGAATGTTGACTTTGGGCTGGTCCGATGGAAATACATTCCTGCCTATTGGTTTTTCACTCTTAAGTTCCCAGAAACCGGAGAAGATCTTGAATCCGGCTAAGCCTTTGGATAAGCGAACAATCGCTTACAAAAGAAGAACCGAGGCGATGAGAAGTACAACCGATGCTCTGATCAATCTTCTCCATTCAGCTGCTCATATTTCAGCTAAGTACGTTCTTTTTGACAGCTGGTTTGCCCATCCTAAGACAATCTTAAGAGTCAAGCAAGAAAAACGTGATGTTATCTGCATGTTGAAGATTACAGAGAAGATTCATTACCACCATAACGGCAAATGGCAACCCCTTCAGGAACTTCGTAAATTGGCAGGTGATATTGCTGATGCTAAAACGGGGATCATCGGTTCAATAACAGTTCAAATACGTGAGGCAAAAAATATTCAAGACTTAACCGATGTGAAAATTGTTTTTGTTCAAGACAGACGATCGAAAAATTGGCTGGCTCTCCTGAGTACGGATTTAGAGCTATCTGAAGAAGAGATTGTCCGTATTTACGGTAAACGCTGGGACATCGAGGTATTCTTTAAAGTATGCAAGACCTACTTGGCTCTGGCTAAAGAATACCAAGGACGAAGCTATGATGCTCAGGTAGCCGCAACATCCATCGTATTTCTGCGCTACATCATGTTGGCAGTTGAAAGCAGGAATACTCAGGATGATAGGACCATTGGAGAATTATTTTACTATTACAGTGATGAAATGGAAGATCTCAAACTTTCTCAAGCATTAGTATTGTTAATCGATACTCTCAGGCGTGTTCTAAACAATTTTCCAGTAATAAGCCAGGAATTAGCTAATACGATTATGGATTCTTTTCTTAGCACTATTCCACGGTCTTTCAAAGAACGATTGTTGTTTGCAGCCTGA